Proteins encoded within one genomic window of Girardinichthys multiradiatus isolate DD_20200921_A chromosome 21, DD_fGirMul_XY1, whole genome shotgun sequence:
- the LOC124858334 gene encoding musculin, with translation MSTGSAPSDPEDDEIFNRRISTNVRKTTHLNSRRYSDKDLEDEGVDRRIQQDSSKPPKAHQKDSRQSQRNAANARERARMRVLSKAFSRLKTSLPWVPADTKLSKLDTLRLASSYISHLRQILQEDRLENSFAHPVSLTWPFMSTARSEEDISSTVRLCGATA, from the exons ATGTCAACAGGCTCAGCTCCAAGTGATCCTGAGGACGATGAGATATTTAACAGAAGGATCTCCACAAATGTGAGGAAAACTACCCACCTCAATTCCAGGCGGTATTCGGACAAGGATCTGGAAGATGAGGGTGTGGACAGGAGGATCCAGCAGGACAGCAGCAAGCCCCCCAAGGCTCACCAGAAGGACTCGCGGCAGTCTCAGCGAAACGCAGCCAACGCTCGAGAGAGGGCGAGGATGAGAGTGCTgagcaaagccttctccagactGAAAACAAGCCTGCCCTGGGTTCCTGCAGACACCAAACTGTCAAAATTGGACACGCTGCGTCTCGCCTCCAGCTACATCTCTCACCTCAGACAGATTCTGCAGGAGGACCGGCTGGAgaacagctttgcacatccagtCAGTCTG ACTTGGCCCTTTATGTCGACAGCAAGATCAGAAGAGGACATTTCATCCACTGTAAGACTTTGTGGAGCTACAGCCTAG